Proteins found in one Penaeus vannamei isolate JL-2024 chromosome 29, ASM4276789v1, whole genome shotgun sequence genomic segment:
- the LOC113820623 gene encoding uncharacterized protein isoform X3, producing MPVVLPWNRILKMSPRPRLIILAVVMAASILTVVLLHQGQLEAPPLPRLFKEDREAEYDVWPPFSVEPKRDTAWYVQECFGGRQSEDIEVIFGQLLTAWSHSDNAECAELFSKFSYLYEVHDRYASRLGVPGPFAEKIRAWLHNDSKLLEQIHRQHLIHVFHPLTSEHTVYNPVRASRPIPTHKTDPFEWINNLSLVTSVDCDFCKYKENTAVDLLGRDDANDTARVTNTFKVESWHSMVVTKYLHHPLNFTRDLMSHFFEAAVAWVYDVSQMDTNYIYPNIAWDTLHHAGASQIHPHIHMMMAPDHYYGYFELLRSAAQRYYEEKAENYFNAVLEVHAALGLAVHYGKAVAISTVTGKADLEVMFLSERPDEDFYHLIYYTVNAYHDTFTQLCKGFAGALPAMGTSDRASRGRMPTVAKLISRGDCTSLRTDYSSFEIFQIVYRIYDPWRVAAAIRKAIKTHNEIHNNA from the exons ATGCCGGTGGTGTTGCCTTG GAACAGAATCCTTAAGATGAGCCCCCGGCCAAGACTCATCATCCTGGCCGTGGTGATGGCGGCCTCAATCCTAACCGTGGTTCTCCTCCACCAAGGCCAGCTGGAGGCGCCCCCCCTGCCCAGGCTCTTCAAGGAGGACCGCGAGGCCGAGTACGACGTGTGGCCCCCCTTTTCCGTCGAGCCAAAGCGGGATACG GCGTGGTACGTCCAGGAGTGCTTCGGCGGCCGCCAGTCCGAAGACATCGAGGTGATCTTCGGGCAGCTCCTCACGGCGTGGTCGCACTCAGACAACGCCGAGTGCGCCGAACTCTTCTCGAAGTTCAGTTACCTCTACGAAGTGCACGATCGCTACGCCTCCAGGTTGGGGGTTCCGGGCCCTTTTGCGGAGAAGATTAGGGCGTGGCTCCACAACGACTCGAAGCTGTTGGAGCAGATTCATCGTCAG CACCTGATTCACGTCTTTCACCCGCTGACGTCAGAGCACACGGTGTACAACCCTGTGCGCGCGAGCCGTCCGATACCCACGCACAAGACGGACCCTTTTGAGTGGATCAACAACCTCTCGTTGGTTACGAGCGTCGACTGTGATTTCTGCAAGTACAAGGAGAACACGGCAGTCGATCTGCTCGGAAG AGACGACGCGAACGACACAGCCCGAGTGACGAACACCTTCAAAGTGGAGTCGTGGCACAGCATGGTGGTGACCAAGTACCTCCACCACCCACTCAACTTCACCAGGGACCTTATGAGCCACTTCTTCGAGGCTGCCGTGGCCTGGGTTTACGACGTGAGCCAGATGGATACGAATTATAT TTATCCCAACATAGCCTGGGACACCCTACATCACGCAGGGGCTTCGCAGATCCACCCGCATATCCACATGATGATGGCTCCCGACCATTACTACGGCTATTTTGAACTTCTCCGCTCGGCCGCCCAGAGGTACTACGAAGAGAAAGCCGAAAACTACTTCAACGCTGTACTCGAGGTTCACGCCGCCCTGGGACTCGCGGTGCATTATGGGAAGGCGGTGGCGATCTCGACCGTG ACTGGGAAAGCCGACCTGGAGGTGATGTTCCTGAGCGAGCGTCCCGACGAAGACTTCTACCACCTCATCTACTACACAGTCAATGCGTACCACGATACATTCACACAGCTCTGCAAAGG GTTCGCCGGTGCTCTCCCTGCCATGGGGACGTCAGACAGGGCATCCCGGGGTAGGATGCCCACAGTGGCGAAGCTCATCTCCAGGGGGGACTGCACGTCGCTCAGGACTGACTATAGTTCCTTCGAAATCTTTCAG ATTGTGTATAGAATCTATGACCCTTGGCGAGTGGCAGCAGCTATCAGGAAAGCGATTAAAACGCACAATGAGATACATAACAATGCATAA
- the LOC113820612 gene encoding uncharacterized protein has protein sequence MAASIVATVLAAVVGLAFAQQFPSPYQRGPYNTTYVHFASLLTVGLEENLDIWLPNEPGTYQVFYFLDGFGGVIPGVAYNQVMDHIASHGVAVVVPWELASPLNPEDKVPIFVSVMDWAEGHLESKLHHKGVDEDVHLDLDNLAVGGHSAGAHVLVEYLKAGCGKFKAQVLMSPVDGVDAVGLIPIFCITPGQTLNYAIPTLHLAAGLDNVGGFTDYSCAPDFLSNKRFYDAQDPESPRWSINATAFGHGDLLDPYFQGSLEMLEFCAYNHDATEEDFEAYRRFVAGQIVSFFKALYGGSDECVAHLAYLEDPALMLVEATEVHANPAAACPAPSCTWWPAPETTIAP, from the exons GCGGCGAGCATTGTAGCGACGGTCTTGGCGGCGGTGGTAGGCTTGGCGTTCGCGCAGCAGTTCCCGTCGCCGTACCAGAGAGGTCCTTATAACACCACCTACGTGCActtcgcctccctcctcaccGTGGGCCTGGAGGAGAACCTGGACATATGGCTTCCCAACGAACCGGGGACGTACCAAGTCTTTTATTTTCTCGATGGGTTCGGAGGCGTTATTCCCGGAGTGGCCTATAATCAg GTAATGGATCACATAGCCTCGCACGGGGTGGCGGTCGTTGTGCCTTGGGAACTAGCGTCCCCCTTGAACCCAGAAGACAAAGTGCCGATCTTCGTCTCCGTGATGGACTGGGCGGAGGGTCATTTGGAGTCAAAACTACACCATAAGGGTGTGGATGAGGATGTGCATCTCGACTTGGACAACCTCGCAG TTGGCGGCCACTCTGCCGGCGCGCACGTGTTGGTCGAGTACCTGAAGGCCGGCTGCGGCAAGTTCAAGGCGCAGGTGCTGATGAGCCCTGTGGACGGCGTCGACGCGGTGGGCCTCATCCCCATCTTCTGCATCACGCCGGGCCAGACCCTCAACTACGCCATCCCGACCCTCCACCTCGCTGCTGGCTTGGATAATGTGGGAG GCTTCACCGACTACTCCTGCGCACCGGACTTCCTGAGCAACAAGAGATTCTACGACGCCCAGGACCCGGAGTCTCCTCGCTGGTCCATCAACGCCACCGCCTTCGGCCACGGGGACCTGCTCGACCCCTATTTCCAAGGGTCACTCGAGATGCTCGAATTCTGCGCCTACAACCACGACGCGACGGAGGAGGACTTCGAGGCCTACAGGAGATTCGTGGCGGGGCAGATTGTGTCCTTCTTCAAGG CCTTGTACGGAGGAAGCGACGAGTGCGTGGCTCACCTGGCCTACCTGGAAGACCCCGCCCTCATGCTCGTCGAGGCCACGGAGGTCCACGCAAACCCAGCCGCCGCATGCCCCGCCCCCTCGTGCACCTGGTGGCCGGCGCCTGAAACGACCATCGCCCcctaa
- the LOC113820623 gene encoding uncharacterized protein isoform X4, whose protein sequence is MGNRILKMSPRPRLIILAVVMAASILTVVLLHQGQLEAPPLPRLFKEDREAEYDVWPPFSVEPKRDTAWYVQECFGGRQSEDIEVIFGQLLTAWSHSDNAECAELFSKFSYLYEVHDRYASRLGVPGPFAEKIRAWLHNDSKLLEQIHRQHLIHVFHPLTSEHTVYNPVRASRPIPTHKTDPFEWINNLSLVTSVDCDFCKYKENTAVDLLGRDDANDTARVTNTFKVESWHSMVVTKYLHHPLNFTRDLMSHFFEAAVAWVYDVSQMDTNYIYPNIAWDTLHHAGASQIHPHIHMMMAPDHYYGYFELLRSAAQRYYEEKAENYFNAVLEVHAALGLAVHYGKAVAISTVTGKADLEVMFLSERPDEDFYHLIYYTVNAYHDTFTQLCKGFAGALPAMGTSDRASRGRMPTVAKLISRGDCTSLRTDYSSFEIFQIVYRIYDPWRVAAAIRKAIKTHNEIHNNA, encoded by the exons ATGGG GAACAGAATCCTTAAGATGAGCCCCCGGCCAAGACTCATCATCCTGGCCGTGGTGATGGCGGCCTCAATCCTAACCGTGGTTCTCCTCCACCAAGGCCAGCTGGAGGCGCCCCCCCTGCCCAGGCTCTTCAAGGAGGACCGCGAGGCCGAGTACGACGTGTGGCCCCCCTTTTCCGTCGAGCCAAAGCGGGATACG GCGTGGTACGTCCAGGAGTGCTTCGGCGGCCGCCAGTCCGAAGACATCGAGGTGATCTTCGGGCAGCTCCTCACGGCGTGGTCGCACTCAGACAACGCCGAGTGCGCCGAACTCTTCTCGAAGTTCAGTTACCTCTACGAAGTGCACGATCGCTACGCCTCCAGGTTGGGGGTTCCGGGCCCTTTTGCGGAGAAGATTAGGGCGTGGCTCCACAACGACTCGAAGCTGTTGGAGCAGATTCATCGTCAG CACCTGATTCACGTCTTTCACCCGCTGACGTCAGAGCACACGGTGTACAACCCTGTGCGCGCGAGCCGTCCGATACCCACGCACAAGACGGACCCTTTTGAGTGGATCAACAACCTCTCGTTGGTTACGAGCGTCGACTGTGATTTCTGCAAGTACAAGGAGAACACGGCAGTCGATCTGCTCGGAAG AGACGACGCGAACGACACAGCCCGAGTGACGAACACCTTCAAAGTGGAGTCGTGGCACAGCATGGTGGTGACCAAGTACCTCCACCACCCACTCAACTTCACCAGGGACCTTATGAGCCACTTCTTCGAGGCTGCCGTGGCCTGGGTTTACGACGTGAGCCAGATGGATACGAATTATAT TTATCCCAACATAGCCTGGGACACCCTACATCACGCAGGGGCTTCGCAGATCCACCCGCATATCCACATGATGATGGCTCCCGACCATTACTACGGCTATTTTGAACTTCTCCGCTCGGCCGCCCAGAGGTACTACGAAGAGAAAGCCGAAAACTACTTCAACGCTGTACTCGAGGTTCACGCCGCCCTGGGACTCGCGGTGCATTATGGGAAGGCGGTGGCGATCTCGACCGTG ACTGGGAAAGCCGACCTGGAGGTGATGTTCCTGAGCGAGCGTCCCGACGAAGACTTCTACCACCTCATCTACTACACAGTCAATGCGTACCACGATACATTCACACAGCTCTGCAAAGG GTTCGCCGGTGCTCTCCCTGCCATGGGGACGTCAGACAGGGCATCCCGGGGTAGGATGCCCACAGTGGCGAAGCTCATCTCCAGGGGGGACTGCACGTCGCTCAGGACTGACTATAGTTCCTTCGAAATCTTTCAG ATTGTGTATAGAATCTATGACCCTTGGCGAGTGGCAGCAGCTATCAGGAAAGCGATTAAAACGCACAATGAGATACATAACAATGCATAA
- the LOC113820623 gene encoding uncharacterized protein isoform X1, translated as MLSESSSRFTCSWRCTCISHLQFVGESYVSNNSLTTFGRDGRSVNETSAPVLSEEPLHWNRILKMSPRPRLIILAVVMAASILTVVLLHQGQLEAPPLPRLFKEDREAEYDVWPPFSVEPKRDTAWYVQECFGGRQSEDIEVIFGQLLTAWSHSDNAECAELFSKFSYLYEVHDRYASRLGVPGPFAEKIRAWLHNDSKLLEQIHRQHLIHVFHPLTSEHTVYNPVRASRPIPTHKTDPFEWINNLSLVTSVDCDFCKYKENTAVDLLGRDDANDTARVTNTFKVESWHSMVVTKYLHHPLNFTRDLMSHFFEAAVAWVYDVSQMDTNYIYPNIAWDTLHHAGASQIHPHIHMMMAPDHYYGYFELLRSAAQRYYEEKAENYFNAVLEVHAALGLAVHYGKAVAISTVTGKADLEVMFLSERPDEDFYHLIYYTVNAYHDTFTQLCKGFAGALPAMGTSDRASRGRMPTVAKLISRGDCTSLRTDYSSFEIFQIVYRIYDPWRVAAAIRKAIKTHNEIHNNA; from the exons ATGCTAAGCGAGTCCAGTTCTCGCTTCACGTGCTCCTGGAGGTGCACATGTATTAGTCATTTACAATTCGTGGGTGAAAGTTATGTTTCCAATAACTCGCTAACTACCTTTGGACGTGATGGCAGAAGTGTGAATGAAACTAGCGCTCCAGTATTGTCGGAGGAGCCACTGCATTG GAACAGAATCCTTAAGATGAGCCCCCGGCCAAGACTCATCATCCTGGCCGTGGTGATGGCGGCCTCAATCCTAACCGTGGTTCTCCTCCACCAAGGCCAGCTGGAGGCGCCCCCCCTGCCCAGGCTCTTCAAGGAGGACCGCGAGGCCGAGTACGACGTGTGGCCCCCCTTTTCCGTCGAGCCAAAGCGGGATACG GCGTGGTACGTCCAGGAGTGCTTCGGCGGCCGCCAGTCCGAAGACATCGAGGTGATCTTCGGGCAGCTCCTCACGGCGTGGTCGCACTCAGACAACGCCGAGTGCGCCGAACTCTTCTCGAAGTTCAGTTACCTCTACGAAGTGCACGATCGCTACGCCTCCAGGTTGGGGGTTCCGGGCCCTTTTGCGGAGAAGATTAGGGCGTGGCTCCACAACGACTCGAAGCTGTTGGAGCAGATTCATCGTCAG CACCTGATTCACGTCTTTCACCCGCTGACGTCAGAGCACACGGTGTACAACCCTGTGCGCGCGAGCCGTCCGATACCCACGCACAAGACGGACCCTTTTGAGTGGATCAACAACCTCTCGTTGGTTACGAGCGTCGACTGTGATTTCTGCAAGTACAAGGAGAACACGGCAGTCGATCTGCTCGGAAG AGACGACGCGAACGACACAGCCCGAGTGACGAACACCTTCAAAGTGGAGTCGTGGCACAGCATGGTGGTGACCAAGTACCTCCACCACCCACTCAACTTCACCAGGGACCTTATGAGCCACTTCTTCGAGGCTGCCGTGGCCTGGGTTTACGACGTGAGCCAGATGGATACGAATTATAT TTATCCCAACATAGCCTGGGACACCCTACATCACGCAGGGGCTTCGCAGATCCACCCGCATATCCACATGATGATGGCTCCCGACCATTACTACGGCTATTTTGAACTTCTCCGCTCGGCCGCCCAGAGGTACTACGAAGAGAAAGCCGAAAACTACTTCAACGCTGTACTCGAGGTTCACGCCGCCCTGGGACTCGCGGTGCATTATGGGAAGGCGGTGGCGATCTCGACCGTG ACTGGGAAAGCCGACCTGGAGGTGATGTTCCTGAGCGAGCGTCCCGACGAAGACTTCTACCACCTCATCTACTACACAGTCAATGCGTACCACGATACATTCACACAGCTCTGCAAAGG GTTCGCCGGTGCTCTCCCTGCCATGGGGACGTCAGACAGGGCATCCCGGGGTAGGATGCCCACAGTGGCGAAGCTCATCTCCAGGGGGGACTGCACGTCGCTCAGGACTGACTATAGTTCCTTCGAAATCTTTCAG ATTGTGTATAGAATCTATGACCCTTGGCGAGTGGCAGCAGCTATCAGGAAAGCGATTAAAACGCACAATGAGATACATAACAATGCATAA
- the LOC113820623 gene encoding uncharacterized protein isoform X5, with amino-acid sequence MSPRPRLIILAVVMAASILTVVLLHQGQLEAPPLPRLFKEDREAEYDVWPPFSVEPKRDTAWYVQECFGGRQSEDIEVIFGQLLTAWSHSDNAECAELFSKFSYLYEVHDRYASRLGVPGPFAEKIRAWLHNDSKLLEQIHRQHLIHVFHPLTSEHTVYNPVRASRPIPTHKTDPFEWINNLSLVTSVDCDFCKYKENTAVDLLGRDDANDTARVTNTFKVESWHSMVVTKYLHHPLNFTRDLMSHFFEAAVAWVYDVSQMDTNYIYPNIAWDTLHHAGASQIHPHIHMMMAPDHYYGYFELLRSAAQRYYEEKAENYFNAVLEVHAALGLAVHYGKAVAISTVTGKADLEVMFLSERPDEDFYHLIYYTVNAYHDTFTQLCKGFAGALPAMGTSDRASRGRMPTVAKLISRGDCTSLRTDYSSFEIFQIVYRIYDPWRVAAAIRKAIKTHNEIHNNA; translated from the exons ATGAGCCCCCGGCCAAGACTCATCATCCTGGCCGTGGTGATGGCGGCCTCAATCCTAACCGTGGTTCTCCTCCACCAAGGCCAGCTGGAGGCGCCCCCCCTGCCCAGGCTCTTCAAGGAGGACCGCGAGGCCGAGTACGACGTGTGGCCCCCCTTTTCCGTCGAGCCAAAGCGGGATACG GCGTGGTACGTCCAGGAGTGCTTCGGCGGCCGCCAGTCCGAAGACATCGAGGTGATCTTCGGGCAGCTCCTCACGGCGTGGTCGCACTCAGACAACGCCGAGTGCGCCGAACTCTTCTCGAAGTTCAGTTACCTCTACGAAGTGCACGATCGCTACGCCTCCAGGTTGGGGGTTCCGGGCCCTTTTGCGGAGAAGATTAGGGCGTGGCTCCACAACGACTCGAAGCTGTTGGAGCAGATTCATCGTCAG CACCTGATTCACGTCTTTCACCCGCTGACGTCAGAGCACACGGTGTACAACCCTGTGCGCGCGAGCCGTCCGATACCCACGCACAAGACGGACCCTTTTGAGTGGATCAACAACCTCTCGTTGGTTACGAGCGTCGACTGTGATTTCTGCAAGTACAAGGAGAACACGGCAGTCGATCTGCTCGGAAG AGACGACGCGAACGACACAGCCCGAGTGACGAACACCTTCAAAGTGGAGTCGTGGCACAGCATGGTGGTGACCAAGTACCTCCACCACCCACTCAACTTCACCAGGGACCTTATGAGCCACTTCTTCGAGGCTGCCGTGGCCTGGGTTTACGACGTGAGCCAGATGGATACGAATTATAT TTATCCCAACATAGCCTGGGACACCCTACATCACGCAGGGGCTTCGCAGATCCACCCGCATATCCACATGATGATGGCTCCCGACCATTACTACGGCTATTTTGAACTTCTCCGCTCGGCCGCCCAGAGGTACTACGAAGAGAAAGCCGAAAACTACTTCAACGCTGTACTCGAGGTTCACGCCGCCCTGGGACTCGCGGTGCATTATGGGAAGGCGGTGGCGATCTCGACCGTG ACTGGGAAAGCCGACCTGGAGGTGATGTTCCTGAGCGAGCGTCCCGACGAAGACTTCTACCACCTCATCTACTACACAGTCAATGCGTACCACGATACATTCACACAGCTCTGCAAAGG GTTCGCCGGTGCTCTCCCTGCCATGGGGACGTCAGACAGGGCATCCCGGGGTAGGATGCCCACAGTGGCGAAGCTCATCTCCAGGGGGGACTGCACGTCGCTCAGGACTGACTATAGTTCCTTCGAAATCTTTCAG ATTGTGTATAGAATCTATGACCCTTGGCGAGTGGCAGCAGCTATCAGGAAAGCGATTAAAACGCACAATGAGATACATAACAATGCATAA
- the LOC113820623 gene encoding uncharacterized protein isoform X2, with amino-acid sequence MHVLRLPLLKLWVHLKVPVNMNRILKMSPRPRLIILAVVMAASILTVVLLHQGQLEAPPLPRLFKEDREAEYDVWPPFSVEPKRDTAWYVQECFGGRQSEDIEVIFGQLLTAWSHSDNAECAELFSKFSYLYEVHDRYASRLGVPGPFAEKIRAWLHNDSKLLEQIHRQHLIHVFHPLTSEHTVYNPVRASRPIPTHKTDPFEWINNLSLVTSVDCDFCKYKENTAVDLLGRDDANDTARVTNTFKVESWHSMVVTKYLHHPLNFTRDLMSHFFEAAVAWVYDVSQMDTNYIYPNIAWDTLHHAGASQIHPHIHMMMAPDHYYGYFELLRSAAQRYYEEKAENYFNAVLEVHAALGLAVHYGKAVAISTVTGKADLEVMFLSERPDEDFYHLIYYTVNAYHDTFTQLCKGFAGALPAMGTSDRASRGRMPTVAKLISRGDCTSLRTDYSSFEIFQIVYRIYDPWRVAAAIRKAIKTHNEIHNNA; translated from the exons ATGCACGTTTTGCGTCTGCCTTTGCTCAAGCTCTGGGTTCACCTGAAGGTCCCAGTGAACAT GAACAGAATCCTTAAGATGAGCCCCCGGCCAAGACTCATCATCCTGGCCGTGGTGATGGCGGCCTCAATCCTAACCGTGGTTCTCCTCCACCAAGGCCAGCTGGAGGCGCCCCCCCTGCCCAGGCTCTTCAAGGAGGACCGCGAGGCCGAGTACGACGTGTGGCCCCCCTTTTCCGTCGAGCCAAAGCGGGATACG GCGTGGTACGTCCAGGAGTGCTTCGGCGGCCGCCAGTCCGAAGACATCGAGGTGATCTTCGGGCAGCTCCTCACGGCGTGGTCGCACTCAGACAACGCCGAGTGCGCCGAACTCTTCTCGAAGTTCAGTTACCTCTACGAAGTGCACGATCGCTACGCCTCCAGGTTGGGGGTTCCGGGCCCTTTTGCGGAGAAGATTAGGGCGTGGCTCCACAACGACTCGAAGCTGTTGGAGCAGATTCATCGTCAG CACCTGATTCACGTCTTTCACCCGCTGACGTCAGAGCACACGGTGTACAACCCTGTGCGCGCGAGCCGTCCGATACCCACGCACAAGACGGACCCTTTTGAGTGGATCAACAACCTCTCGTTGGTTACGAGCGTCGACTGTGATTTCTGCAAGTACAAGGAGAACACGGCAGTCGATCTGCTCGGAAG AGACGACGCGAACGACACAGCCCGAGTGACGAACACCTTCAAAGTGGAGTCGTGGCACAGCATGGTGGTGACCAAGTACCTCCACCACCCACTCAACTTCACCAGGGACCTTATGAGCCACTTCTTCGAGGCTGCCGTGGCCTGGGTTTACGACGTGAGCCAGATGGATACGAATTATAT TTATCCCAACATAGCCTGGGACACCCTACATCACGCAGGGGCTTCGCAGATCCACCCGCATATCCACATGATGATGGCTCCCGACCATTACTACGGCTATTTTGAACTTCTCCGCTCGGCCGCCCAGAGGTACTACGAAGAGAAAGCCGAAAACTACTTCAACGCTGTACTCGAGGTTCACGCCGCCCTGGGACTCGCGGTGCATTATGGGAAGGCGGTGGCGATCTCGACCGTG ACTGGGAAAGCCGACCTGGAGGTGATGTTCCTGAGCGAGCGTCCCGACGAAGACTTCTACCACCTCATCTACTACACAGTCAATGCGTACCACGATACATTCACACAGCTCTGCAAAGG GTTCGCCGGTGCTCTCCCTGCCATGGGGACGTCAGACAGGGCATCCCGGGGTAGGATGCCCACAGTGGCGAAGCTCATCTCCAGGGGGGACTGCACGTCGCTCAGGACTGACTATAGTTCCTTCGAAATCTTTCAG ATTGTGTATAGAATCTATGACCCTTGGCGAGTGGCAGCAGCTATCAGGAAAGCGATTAAAACGCACAATGAGATACATAACAATGCATAA